The Carassius auratus strain Wakin unplaced genomic scaffold, ASM336829v1 scaf_tig00217337, whole genome shotgun sequence DNA window tatctacATACTATTTTATATCTACTACTTATgctgttacggatcactcggagacagaggagtaacagatgaagtagatgtttatttaaagacacaagcagaggagcaggtagtgaggagtggatgggaGTTGGGATCCGTCCCGGGAaggaggtgaacacacacacacgcaccgttGGGGCTTGGAGGAGTCTTCGGGAACAATCCTTagagagaagatgaaggagaagtAATCCTTGGAGTATATCCTTGGAGAGACggtaaagaggagttagtccttatagttAGCGCAGATGAAtgatcttgtcgcgaacgtgaccggacaatgactgggtgcgtgtgtggTTATTATAGTGCTGTGGTGGATGGCAGGCGATGAGGATCAGGTGGTGATGGTTAGaactcaggtgagggtgtgcgccgtgattgtgtggaggtggaacctggcgtgtttgtaacataTGCAGGGTTTTGGTCCATGCTGCTTTCTGGTGAGGGACATGCACAGACATTCATTTGGTGttattgtaatatactgtataacacTTTAAAATCAAAGAAGACCTTCACACTAAACTGAAAAAGGCAGTTGGTGCTAATgtcaaatgtatgcaaattagcactttttaatgacaaatgttaaacatttttacagGGATTTTAATGCCTGATTATCATATCAGTGtggttattttaattacattttcctgTATTCAGCTGCTATTTCTCCATTAAATTAGCTTATGCCCATGATATATTGGCTTAGCTAAACTTTAGCTAACTTATTACATGGTAGCTCACAATCCATGGAAGTTAGCAAGACAAATTAACTTTATTTGCCTTTTTTCTTCTGGATAATTAGCTGTGAATGTGAAGCACAGCTTAGTTGTGCCcttgtggttagagagtttgactcctaccCCCaaaagttgtgggtttgagtcttgggccagcaataccaacACTGAGGTGTCcatgagcaaggcatcgaacccccactgctccccgggcgccgcagtataaatgactgcccactgctcctggtgtgtgtgtgtgtgtgtgtgtgtgtgtgtgtgtgtgtgtgtgtgtgtgtgtgtgtgtgtgtgtgtgttcactgctctgtgtgtgcactttggatgggtcaaatgcaaagcatgaattctgagtatgggtcaccatacttggctgtatgtcttTTCACTTCCACTTTTGTCACTGTTCATCGCCACTCATGTCAGCTGGAAAGGTAGGGATGGCTTTGTGCTGCGTCAATGTGTGCTACACTGCTGTGCTGCAGAGACATGGAGAAAGGCATCGGAACTCTCAACACTTCCCAACACAATGTGGTATTTTATGTGTGCCCCCTTTGATTTTTATGTGTGTAGTGTGCACCTGTCTGCTCTGGTGAATTCTCTTATCAGAAACAACAACATGCAGATGTGTGTACAGTGCAAGTAAGAAATCCATGTGTAATGTCCAATGTCCAACAGTGTAAACAGCTTCAATGATTaaaatgggagtttttgagagagCTTGATCTCTGGCTAAACTGAAGTtagtgaaaatgttctttgataatgaaAAGGTtcctctctctttatttctgtACAATGATATAATAGTGATATAATTAGAAacttaaagtttttattaaattcaccTTAATACAAAGTCAGTCatactaaaaataatttatgatgtGTTTGAGCATTTTCTTGTGTCTGTTTTCTTGTTTAGTGTTAGACAGAAGAAAGAATTTACTTAAATGGGCTACATGATAAGAATTTCCATACATAAGACTTTCTGGACAGTGACATATATCACAAAGAAATCAGTTTTGCTAGTGTTTCGAGAAGGAGGCCCTGTCTTTTCCTTAGTAAACTGGACAGCAGCAATGACCGCAAATCATATTATGTTGCCAGTAAATATAGTTATTGACCACTAGGGGGCCTTATTGAACTTCCAAGAGAGAATTTCTGAAGTTAGAAGTTCAAATGGTTTAGAAATAACTCAAAGGCTCCCCTTTGTCCAAGGCTGTATTTAAAAGGCACTTATATCTACTGATACATACCTCTGGACCAGTGGCGGCTGGTGAAAAATATTTTAGGTGGGGCTGTTAAAGCGGGGGGTCTGGGGGCTCCTCCCCcagaaatttttttatttcatagttgTGATTACCTGCATTCTGGTGCATTTTAGGCCACCCATGTCCCTTGCTTATAGCTCAAACCAGTCAATACCAATGGTCTAAAAAGACAATATTAATTGAACTGCCATGTAGAAATCAACAGTTTCACAGGTAATGATAATGAACAAGTTGCAAGTTTATTATGCTCCGTGTCCAGATAGAAAAAGTGCAAACGcataacaataaattataatagGGAATACAACAATCTAGTTCTTTAATCAATCCCCAGCTGTAAACTACATATCTTTAAAACTTCACTGTAGACAAATTGGATAATGGATAACAGTCTGTGTTGATAAAGAGAGAAGGCTCTCAAAGAAAGGGTGGGACAACATCCTTGAAGAACACCAAGTATGAGAAGAAAGAAGATTTCAACATTTTAACTAGTATGGAAACACAGTAATCCAGCTCAgaacttcaaaacaaaaaaagcaaacataCGGTTACATTTCATATTGAGATCACTATTTTAATTGCAAATGTGTGTGAAATATGatgtgtgactgtgagtgagtgagagactgAGTGAGTAAGAGAACGACAGCATAAAAATGAATACactatatttacaatttaatccAAATAATTTCTAAAAGGTTTCTCTTatacaaaaaaagagagacacagaCATCTAGAATCAgcctgtgaatctcaacaatggtgacaattatAAAGCATGTTGTAGTGCATTCTGtgcccagaatgcactgcaacatgctttaTAACATCATAAAATGGATTACATTGTGAAAGTTAAAAATATTACGCCGTACAAGGCCAGTGCTGCTATAATTACTAAAGTTAAACTAACTCAGAAGTTAATTAACTCTGCtcgttaacatcaggtgtcttcaatgttggcaataaaaaagaaagaatttttaattcagatatttgtgtttaaaaaaatttgtaaattttactcattttaaatggttaacttttaagaaattaatttaatgaataaattcattttttttaaatttaatcaataatattgcttgtaatctgtcgGAGAGATAGATGGGagggtgagagagaaagagagagagtaaagAGTAGAGAGAAACTAACATATGGTGTCTGTGACAGTTAGATTTGTGTATGAGAGAGGTAGatggagtgaatgtgtgagtgagagtgaaggGGATGGAGAACTCTTATTTGTACAGAAACTTTGCTCGTCTGTCTTTCTGAGTGGCAAATCTCTCAATGACCCTTGTGTTGAAATCTGGAATGTCCCGTGTGAGTTTTTTCTCTATAGAGAGCATAGCCAGAGCGTTGAGGCGATCTTGTGCCATCGTGTTCCTAAGGAAAGTTTTGATCCTCTTTAAAGTAGAGAAGCACCTCTCTGATTCTGCTGTTGTCATTGGTGTGGTGATGAGGATCTTGAGAAGACTTACAGTTTCGGTGAATGTGTCTTGAAGGTTATTTTCCATTACAACCTGAAAGAGAGCCAGTGCACCACTGCAACCCTGGAAGTCCTCATTTTCATAGATCAGGGACAGTTCTGTTTTAAGTCTGGCTTTGTCCAACATGGGATAGGCATCCACCGTGGTTCCTAGTGCTGAATCCGGGAACTTTCTGCTGTGTTGTGGAAACAAGTCTCCTTGCAACAGAGTGGCACTGATGAGATGATTGGTGAAAGAAAACCTCTCCTTGGCATGGCTCATAATGGTATCACATACCTATGCAACGATACATAATTGTAGAAAAGTAAGCACAAAACATTAAGTTTTCACATTTCTCAGttcaacaatacaataaaatcagcatattcacaGCAGTTACAATTTTGTTATGAACAAgtaagttttattaattataattcacACACTAGCTGTCTTTCTCTTATCcactcagtctctctctgtctcacacacacacacacacacactcgctctctctctctctaagcttTATTGGCTGTCTGTGTcattctcacacatacacaccaaatacacaaaagcacaattgtgaaaaaaaaaaaaaaaatcataatttctgcATTCTCCAGTAGATAGATATGTCTAATAATTACAATTCAGAATACAAAAATGTTCAAACGAACACGAATACATATAGGCTAATAGAATACAGAAATAGAATTTCTGTTACTGCTTACCTCTATTGCCAGATGCTGTTGCGTTTCTTCTCCCATTGCCCTCCGTTTCTTCAGGGGTGGTTCCTGTACAGGTCCCCTATACTCCTCATCCTCAACTAGAGAAGGACAGGAGTCCCTGATCCAAAATAAGTTTCACAAGTCACTGTCCACCCTGAAATTACTGTATCAGAAACCAACTTGCTggagatataaaaataattttaataaaattgtattaaaatatgtgCTATTGTTGTGTTGGGCCTAGTCAATGTTATCTAGATTCATCACAAATAAATTCACTAGTCTAACATGTTGGTGAAATTGTGATATTTATGATAGGTTCTATTGTACTCAGCCATGtggatttatgtttttattgtttaggctACATGAGCATGTTTTCAGCCAATATGCACAATCATAGCCTACCTGATGGCCTGTATGCTGTGAGTGAACCTCTGGATGATCCCTGCGATGAAGACAGAGTCAATGTTCCTCTTCTGCAGATGGTTAAACAGCATGTCTACATGTGGCATGATTTTGTGGAATAACGCCAGGATGAAACAGAAAACCTCATCTTCCAACATTCTCATACAACCCCCGGCCTCTCTCTTCGATATGGCATCAAAGTCTCCTCTGTCTCGAATGGTTTGGAAGCACTTAACCAGTTCATCTTTGTGCTCGTAAACGGTGTTAACCGCTCGACTGTGGAAGTTCCATCGCGTTGTTGAAGCACCTGGAAGTCTGTGTGCCACCACTTCATCCAGCACTGCCGTTCGTTTGAAtgacttggaaaaaaatgtagaaaacccCCCTACATCTGAAAAAAACTGGCCGATCTTTGGGATGTGGGATGTTGCCTGCTGCATAATGAGGTTCAACTGATGCGCATAACAGTGAACGTAATATGCACACCCGTAGACGTCTTGCACTTTACGCTGCACTCCACCAGTAGCACCCCTCATCACTGCGGCACCATCATAGGCCTGGGCAATTAATTTCCCCTCTTGTCCCGCAGGAAGGATGGTGCTCAGTCTTTCCAATAATGCAGTGGAAATCGTATCAGCGGTCGCATTTGGAAGCGCGATAAACTCAAAAAAGCGTTCTTGAATGTTGTTGTGGCCATCTATGTACCGTAGTACAAGCACAAGCTGACAATGAGTGCATATGTCGGTTGTCTCGTCTGCCTGAATGGCAATATAGTCCGACTGTTTCACCTCTTCCAGAATGCGGTCTCTGAGAACTGACAACATGCAGTCTAACAGTTCATTCTGCACGGTCTTCGAAGTGCCTTTAAAAACAGTGGCGTTCTCCAGGTGCACCTCCAACTCGCGGTCGATTGAGGCCATGAGATCAATTAGACCCAGGAAGATGCCAGGGTTTTCTGAGGCTTCACTCTCATCGTGACCACGCAAAGCAAGTTCAAAGGCACCACAAAATTTCACGGCATCAATGATCTTTGACAAAATATGCCGATTCCTGTCCACCTCTTCGTTGTGCCTTCTTATCGCAACGCGGTGTCCCTCATCTAGCTGTGTGGCTATGCTAATTCGGCCTAACATGGCTAGCTTCACAGAGTTGTCCATATGCACTCTTGCCCGTTCGTGTTTCTTAATGCGTTCTGACATATGTTTCAGGTCTGTTACCCCTGTCTGTGTCCACGAGCTATCACAAGCACTTGATTTAAACAGTAAGCAAGGGAAGCAAAATATTGCATTGGCGTAACCACAGCTAGTAAGCCAAAGCTTTCGATTGAACCAACCTCGGGAAAATGATCTCTTGTAGGTTTTCTCCTTTTCTCGCGCCTGTTGGATTATATTCACTTCTGGCTTGTCTGGTCCGAGTTCTTTTACAATTAGTTTTTCCGctaatgttcttctttcaaatGGATACAGGTGTAGAGATTTAACTGAATTTGGGGCTAGCTCAACTCCCACGACTTCATTAAAGCTACTCGACTTCATCGGCGCCTCCATACTGCACTCGTACTCCTCTGAGGTAAATATCCCGTGGTGCAGCAGGTGCACTGCTCTAATCACGGGCGATATTTTCAGAGCCCCTAAACCATAAAATTCGACGACGATGATTggcaaaatataaacttttttgcgTAGCAACAGGGTATCCATTGGCTTAAATTCCAGCACTGTTGGGCTGAGCGAACTGGAGCCCAGGGAAGACAGCCTATTGGCTACTACTACACCAACATGAAGTGAATGCAAATATCATTCTGGAGAGTTCTAAACACATTCTAAAGTAAAACCACTAATAGCATGTCATTAACacagattatttttcaaaatgagagattattaaaagcttattattattaaataaaaaattaaataaaaataaaaactgacaggGAGGTCGGCGCCCCAGCGCCCTCTATGGGCGAGCCGCTGCTGCTCTGGACTTctgttgaaataaaaatacatcaaataaattaaaacgttacatgttagaaaaatgctgtaaatctttatttttagagTTTTCTGCAAGAATGTTAATTCATTATAATTGTAAACTAACCACAAATAAAGACATATTAGGTTGTTCTTGGAAGTTTGCTAAGTACCTCTAATTGTCAAGAGTTTGTGAACTAGAACAAAAGTAAAGGAAGAAACTACTTATCTAACAATGACTTACACTCATTGAAGGACAGAAACAggatatgaaaaaaaagttacaggAAGTTATAAGTGTGAAATGAAGTAT harbors:
- the LOC113100737 gene encoding zinc finger MYM-type protein 1-like, with protein sequence MSERIKKHERARVHMDNSVKLAMLGRISIATQLDEGHRVAIRRHNEEVDRNRHILSKIIDAVKFCGAFELALRGHDESEASENPGIFLGLIDLMASIDRELEVHLENATVFKGTSKTVQNELLDCMLSVLRDRILEEVKQSDYIAIQADETTDICTHCQLVLVLRYIDGHNNIQERFFEFIALPNATADTISTALLERLSTILPAGQEGKLIAQAYDGAAVMRGATGGVQRKVQDVYGCAYYVHCYAHQLNLIMQQATSHIPKIGQFFSDVGGFSTFFSKSFKRTAVLDEVVAHRLPGASTTRWNFHSRAVNTVYEHKDELVKCFQTIRDRGDFDAISKREAGGCMRMLEDEVFCFILALFHKIMPHVDMLFNHLQKRNIDSVFIAGIIQRFTHSIQAIR